One stretch of Schizosaccharomyces pombe strain 972h- genome assembly, chromosome: III DNA includes these proteins:
- a CDS encoding hydroxyacylglutathione hydrolase translates to MSFQILPIPMWVGTQDNYAYLLLCEETRQAAIVDPAEVNVVMPILKKKLKNKEIDLQAILTTHHHADHSGGNLNLKKEFPHVTIYGGSDQNGVSHVLQDKETLRIGNVQIEALHTPCHTRDSICFYAHSSNEHAVFTGDTLFNAGCGRFFEGTAAEMHIALNAVLSSLPNNTVIYPGHEYTKSNVKFASKHLQSEALNHLEGLCNHNQFIAGHITMGQEKQFNPFMRVTDPELQKHLGLNDPIKVMDELRTLKNQG, encoded by the exons ATgtcttttcaaatattaCCTATCCCAATGTGGGTAGGAACTCAAGATAATTATGCATATCTTTTGTTGTGCGAGGAAACTCGACAAGCAGCGATTGTTGATCCAGCCGAAGTAAATGT GGTAATGccaattttgaagaaaaagttgaagaaCAAGGAGATTGATTTGCAAGCCATCCTCACAACTCATCACCATGCAGACCATTCTGGAGGGAATTTGaatcttaaaaaagaattccCTCATGTTACAATTTATGGAGGCTCTGATCAAAATGGTGTTTCTCATGTGTTGCAGGATAAAGAAACATTGCGAATTGGAAACGTTCAGATTGAAGCTCTCCATACGCCTTGCCATACACGTGATagcatttgcttttatGCGCACAGCTCAAATGAACATGCTGTATTCACTGGGGATACATTGTTTAACGCAGGATGTGGACGCTTTTTTGAAGGAACGGCTGCTGAAATGCATATTGCATTGAACGCAGTACTATCATCTTTACCCAATAATACGGTCATCTAT CCTGGACACGAATATACAAAATCGAATGTGAAATTCGCCTCAAAACATCTTCAATCAGAGGCATTAAATCATTTGGAGGGTCTTTGCAATCACAACCAATTTATTGCAGGCCACATAACGATGGGGCAGGAGAAACAATTTAATCCATTTATGAGGGTAACTGATCCAGAACTGCAAAAGCATCTGGGTCTTAACGATCCTATCAAGGTGATGGATGAACTACGCACGTTGAAGAACCAAGGATAG
- the fmd3 gene encoding glutathione-dependent formaldehyde dehydrogenase, translating to MQQSPTAGKIINCKAAVAWQPAAPLSIENVQVFPPRVHEVRIKIVNSGVCHTDAYTLSGKDPEGLFPVILGHEGAGIVESVGPQVTTVQVGDPVIALYTPECKTCKFCKSGKTNLCGRIRTTQGKGLMPDGTSRFSCNGNTLLHFMGCSTFSEYTVVADISVVAIERLAPLDSVCLLGCGITTGYGAATITADIKEGDSVAVFGLGSVGLAVIQGAVKKRAGRIFGIDVNPEKKNWAMSFGATDFINPNDLQSPIQDVLIHETDGGLDWTFDCTGNVHVMRSALEACHKGWGQSIVIGVAAAGQEISTRPFQLVTGRVWRGCAFGGVKGRSQLPDLVKEYLDHKLEIDKYITHRRPLKEINEAFTDMHNGNCIKTVLSIP from the exons ATGCAACAGTCACCCACCGCAGGCAAG ATCATTAACTGTAAAGCTGCTGTAGCATGGCAACCAGCAGCTCCACTGTCGATTGAAAATGTTCAGGTATTTCCCCCACGAGTGCACGAAGTAAGAATCAAAATCGTAAATTCAGGAGTCTGTCACACTGATGCCTACACACTCTCTGGAAAAGATCCTGAAGGTCTTTTCCCAGTAATTCTTGGTCATGAAGGTGCTGGCATTGTTGAATCCGTTGGTCCTCAAGTTACGACAGTCCAAGTAGGAGATCCAGTGATCGCCTTGTATACACCAGAATGTAAGACGTGTAAATTTTGCAAGTCCGGCAAGACGAACCTTTGTGGACGCATTCGCACTACTCAAGGAAAAGGTTTAATGCCGGACGGAACCAGCCGCTTCTCCTGTAATGGAAATACCTTGTTGCATTTCATGGGATGCTCGACATTTAGTGAATATACCGTTGTAGCAGACATATCAGTGGTAGCAATTGAACGATTGGCACCCTTAGATAGCGTCTGTCTTCTCGGTTGTGGTATCACCACTGGCTATGGAGCCGCGACGATCACTGCTGATATTAAGGAGGGTGACTCAGTAGCTGTTTTTGGTTTGGGAAGTGTTGGGCTAGCTGTTATACAAGGAGCAGTTAAAAAACGTGCGGGCCGGATTTTTGGCATAGATGTTAATcccgaaaaaaaaaattgggcGATGAGTTTTGGAGCCACTGATTTCATTAACCCTAATGATCTCCAAAGTCCAATTCAAGATGTACTAATACATGAAACAGATGGTGGATTAGACTGGACCTTTGATTGTACAGGTAATGTGCACGTAATGCGATCCGCTTTAGAAGCATGCCATAAAGGTTGGGGACAATCCATTGTTATCGGTGTAGCAGCTGCCGGACAAGAAATTTCCACCAGGCCGTTCCAACTTGTTACTGGTCGAGTATGGAGAGGATGTGCATTTGGAGGTGTGAAAGGACGAAGTCAGCTTCCCGATTTGGTGAAAGAGTACCTAGATCACAAATTGgaaattgataaatataTCACACATCGTCGACCTCTCAAAGAAATCAATGAAGCATTCACTGACATGCATAACGGCAATTGCATTAAAACAGTTTTATCGATTCCTTGA
- the snp27 gene encoding U4/U5/U6 small nuclear ribonucleoprotein complex subunit yields the protein MSSSRSGEHRRNYAQGRNYESSRSRGDQRDRDYREYRRNYRDERSSRRYEDSQRRDYSPARRRDRYERHRESVREESPRRPVEHERNWQPELKHGRERFRERDYEGRRDRKERRDGVSPFSPEGEGLERKREHEKLQAPSPKEEEERPVDQGDKMDGVKEDKDGSLEVGKSHDAMTRTKSAEEEIVEQEDEATAEMKRIMGFSGFDTTTGKKHGDVGQVYKQKKTKYRQYMNRPGGFNRPLDNE from the coding sequence ATGTCTTCGTCAAGAAGCGGTGAACACCGTCGAAATTATGCGCAAGGCCGAAATTACGAATCCAGTCGCTCACGCGGTGATCAACGAGACAGGGATTATCGTGAATATCGTCGAAATTATAGAGACGAGAGAAGTAGTAGACGTTACGAGGATTCACAACGTAGAGATTACAGTCCAGCTAGAAGACGCGATCGTTACGAAAGGCATCGAGAGTCTGTGCGAGAGGAAAGCCCTAGGCGTCCAGTAGAGCATGAACGAAACTGGCAACCGGAGCTGAAGCATGGCCGAGAAAGATTTCGAGAGCGAGACTATGAAGGTCGACGGGATCGGAAGGAACGAAGAGACGGTGTCTCACCCTTTTCTCCTGAAGGGGAGGGGTTGGAAAGGAAAAGAGAGCATGAAAAATTGCAAGCACCATCTCCaaaagaagaggaagaaagGCCTGTTGATCAAGGCGACAAGATGGATGGAGTAAAGGAGGATAAGGATGGGTCTTTGGAAGTAGGAAAAAGCCACGATGCGATGACGAGGACAAAGAGCGCTGAGGAAGAAATTGTGGAACAAGAGGATGAAGCGACGGCAGAGATGAAACGTATTATGGGATTTTCGGGATTTGACACAACGACGGGGAAGAAGCATGGAGACGTGGGCCAGGTGTacaagcaaaagaaaaccaaGTATAGACAGTATATGAACCGACCCGGTGGATTTAATCGTCCATTGGATAATGAATAG
- a CDS encoding transcription factor: protein MNKLSCLYCRRRKIKCDKNRPCHNCFVAKRECIIAGDNRKKRHTKTYVEALESQLANMESTLAKIKVAPVEKIPSLLAGISFKDHLSASLPNKTSYEQADTNATSKSLVDLPVSLEVRGRNTVTFYGPTSIFGTSFTSSPRPPPSASIEDTYPIIHCLQLFFKWQYAQFLFIHRESFLFEYFHRSNDNMYCSEHLIYALCAIGCRSSEDSLLVNQADAFYKMAWDALESYGLENSHITSAQCLLCLGFYKIAMGNTSHGWLLCGMAFRMGQDLGFHLDPRDWHINNVPVVSEEQAALRSRIYWGCYVADVFVSFILGRPTTLSKSDTSVPTSDDLPDFSGIEDFMLERGGAHASSITISQLLNLIVSLSNITDAILLNVFAPYSTKYGIDLRLQNVGKYNLELMKWHFELPPNLSWKKTELRDFGQSPELCFLCLYFFLIRLCLNRPFLSKKGLYVNDMTPRNICIDSIEDVKVLIRAYRENLGLHHTPLIIVYACIVSCSTVFMLFDGATPSEIVALEQDIKFFLHVLTKISKNWDLASKSINLIQKKSTMYDTNARANDTDVDFSNDKQNTHDFQISHDENLIQLFNDESNFFNLNDLGDFQSIFGGPQF, encoded by the exons ATGAATAAATTATC ATGCCTTTATTGTAGAAGGCGAAAG ATAAAGTGCGATAAAAATCGCCCGTGTCATAACTGCTTTGTTGCGAAAAGAGAATGCATAATTGCGGGCGACAATCGGAAGAAGAGGCATACAAAAACCTATGTCGAGGCTTTGGAAAGTCAGTTGGCAAATATGGAATCAACTTTGGCAAAGATCAAAGTTGCCCCGGTAGAGAAAATTCCAAGTCTCTTGGCTGGCATATCTTTCAAAGACCATCTCTCAGCATCCCTTCCGAATAAAACAAGCTATGAGCAAGCGGACACAAATGCGACTAGCAAATCACTAGTAGACCTTCCTGTTTCGTTAGAAGTCCGTGGTAGAAACACGGTTACGTTTTATGGCCCTACAAGCATCTTCGGAACTTCATTTACTTCATCCCCAAGACCTCCACCTTCTGCTTCCATTGAAGATACTTATCCGATAATACATTGCCTACAGCTATTCTTCAAATGGCAGTACGCTcagtttttgtttatccATCGCGAATCCTTCCTCTTCGAATATTTTCATCGCTCTAATGATAACATGTATTGTTCAGAACACCTGATTTATGCGTTATGCGCCATAGGTTGTCGGTCGTCTGAAGACTCGCTGCTTGTCAACCAAGCAGAtgctttttataaaatggCATGGGATGCCTTAGAGAGTTATGGGCTCGAGAATTCACATATAACTTCTGCTCAGTGCTTACTCTGCCTAggtttttataaaatcgCAATGGGTAATACTTCGCATGGCTGGTTGTTATGCGGTATGGCATTTCGCATGGGACAAGATTTAGGGTTTCATTTGGATCCAAGAGATTGGCACATTAATAACGTTCCGGTTGTATCTGAGGAACAAGCTGCTTTACGAAGCAGGATATATTGGGGCTGTTACGTTGCAGATGTTTTTGTTAGCTTTATTTTGGGTAGACCTACTACGTTGAGCAAGTCAGACACCTCTGTTCCTACTTCAGATGATTTACCAGACTTTTCAGGCATTGAGGATTTCATGTTGGAAAGAGGCGGAGCCCACGCATCGTCTATTACAATTTCTCAGCTTCTGAATCTAATAGTGAGCTTATCCAATATTACCGATGCCATTCTACTCAATGTCTTCGCACCTTACAGTACGAAGTACGGTATTGATCTCAGACTGCAAAATGTTGGAAAATATAACTTGGAGTTGATGAAATGGCACTTTGAGCTACCACCGAACTTaagttggaaaaaaacCGAATTAAGAGATTTTGGACAATCTCCGGAGTTGTGCTTTCTctgtttatatttttttttaataagacTTTGTCTGAATAGaccatttttatcaaagaAAGGGCTTTACGTTAATGACATGACTCCTAGAAACATATGCATAGACTCTATTGAAGACGTCAAAGTGCTCATTCGGGCCTACAGAGAAAACCTTGGTTTGCATCACACCCCTCTGATTATTGTCTATGCCTGTATTGTAAGCTGCAGCACCGtttttatgctttttgATGGGGCTACTCCTAGTGAAATTGTGGCATTAGAACAAGatataaagttttttcttcaCGTGCTAActaaaatttcaaagaacTGGGATTTAGCTTCTAAATCTATAAACCTTatacaaaagaaatctaCGATGTATGATACCAATGCTAGAGCAAACGATACCGatgttgatttttcaaatgataAGCAAAACACTCATGATTTCCAAATTAGCCATGATGAGAATTTGATTCAACTCTTTAACGACGAATCAAACTTCTTCAACCTTAATGATTTGGGTGATTTCCAATCAATTTTTGGAGGTCctcaattttaa
- a CDS encoding uncharacterized protein (Schizosaccharomyces pombe specific protein), with product MHFTLFLYFDAIRHANQRRWCHECTIKIFRRSFDIARHTVHLCVRKIFSLHPLTETDFLPNELRSEEDQTLIGIFWFLPPIIEGEDERSRFPRRSMSENHLIITKKSLHNVASKDYIRGSHVPCFQPYEDVYELNIEE from the coding sequence ATGCATTTCACTCTATTCCTCTACTTTGACGCTATAAGACATGCAAATCAAAGAAGATGGTGCCATGAATGTACCATAAAGATTTTCCGTCGATCATTCGACATCGCTCGCCATACAGTCCATTTGTGCGTACGTAAGATTTTCTCCCTTCACCCCTTGACTGAGACGGATTTTCTTCCCAATGAACTACGATCAGAAGAAGATCAAACTCTGATCGGCATTTTTTGGTTCCTTCCACCAATCATAGAGGGAGAGGATGAACGGTCACGGTTTCCACGGCGATCCATGTCGGAAAATCATTTGATCatcacaaaaaaatcactgCACAACGTTGCATCCAAAGATTATATAAGAGGCAGCCATGTTCCATGTTTTCAGCCTTATGAAGATGTGTATGAACTGAATATCGAGGAATGA
- the adh1 gene encoding alcohol dehydrogenase Adh1, whose amino-acid sequence MTIPDKQLAAVFHTHGGPENVKFEEVPVAEPGQDEVLVNIKYTGVCHTDLHALQGDWPLPAKMPLIGGHEGAGVVVKVGAGVTRLKIGDRVGVKWMNSSCGNCEYCMKAEETICPHIQLSGYTVDGTFQHYCIANATHATIIPESVPLEVAAPIMCAGITCYRALKESKVGPGEWICIPGAGGGLGHLAVQYAKAMAMRVVAIDTGDDKAELVKSFGAEVFLDFKKEADMIEAVKAATNGGAHGTLVLSTSPKSYEQAAGFARPGSTMVTVSMPAGAKLGADIFWLTVKMLKICGSHVGNRIDSIEALEYVSRGLVKPYYKVQPFSTLPDVYRLMHENKIAGRIVLDLSK is encoded by the coding sequence ATGACTATTCCTGACAAGCAGTTGGCTGCCGTTTTCCACACCCACGGTGGTCCCGAGAACGTCAAGTTCGAGGAAGTCCCCGTCGCCGAGCCCGGTCAAGACGAGGTCTTGGTTAACATCAAGTACACCGGTGTCTGCCACACCGATTTACACGCTCTTCAAGGTGACTGGCCTCTTCCCGCCAAGATGCCTTTGATCGGTGGTCACGAAGGTGCTGGTGTCGTCGTCAAGGTCGGTGCCGGTGTCACTCGTCTTAAGATTGGTGACCGTGTTGGTGTCAAGTGGATGAACTCTTCTTGCGGTAACTGCGAGTACTGTATGAAGGCTGAGGAGACCATCTGCCCTCACATTCAACTTTCCGGTTACACCGTTGACGGTACTTTCCAACACTACTGCATTGCCAATGCCACCCATGCTACCATCATCCCCGAGTCCGTTCCCCTCGAGGTTGCTGCTCCCATCATGTGCGCTGGTATCACTTGCTATCGTGCCTTGAAGGAATCCAAGGTCGGCCCTGGTGAGTGGATCTGCATTCCCGGTGCCGGTGGTGGTCTTGGCCATCTTGCCGTCCAATACGCCAAGGCTATGGCTATGCGTGTTGTTGCCATTGATACTGGTGATGACAAGGCTGAGCTCGTCAAGTCCTTTGGTGCTGAGGTCTTCCTTGACTTCAAGAAGGAAGCCGACATGATTGAGGCTGTCAAGGCTGCCACCAACGGTGGTGCCCACGGTACCTTGGTCTTATCCACCTCCCCCAAGTCTTACGAGCAAGCTGCTGGCTTTGCCCGTCCCGGTTCCACCATGGTCACTGTTTCCATGCCTGCCGGTGCCAAGCTCGGTGCTGATATCTTCTGGTTGACCGTTAAGATGCTTAAGATCTGCGGTTCTCACGTCGGTAACCGTATTGACTCTATCGAGGCTCTTGAATACGTTTCCCGTGGTCTCGTCAAGCCTTACTACAAGGTCCAACCCTTCTCTACTCTTCCCGACGTCTACCGTCTCATGCATGAGAACAAGATTGCCGGCCGTATCGTCTTGGACCTTTCCAAGTAA